The Solanum pennellii chromosome 4, SPENNV200 genomic interval TCGTCACACATTCAACTTCTTTCTAGTGCTAGTTTTCCTCGACTTCCATGCTATTCTATCTGAGATCATGTTCTTGTTCTACCTCTATTTAGGTTTCGTATTATCCacctctttcatttttctcaccTAATTAGatgataaaattaaagttaGTACATGTAATACATTCTACCAATCGATCCCTAAGAGATAAATTGTCATTTAGAATCtcctatatttttcttttaccccTTGCTTCTCTTTTCTCactgataaaaattaaaaaattatgtcattTAAAATCtcctatatttttctttcactcctagataaaattaaaaaattattccgTTGCCGGGACTTGAACCCGGGTCTCTCGGGTGAGAGCCGAGTATCCTAACCAACTAGACTACAACGGATTTGGAAATTTGACAGAGTATTAGTATATAAACTTATAATCTACAAATCAGAAAGGTCAACTTGACTGCAGGTAAAAAGAATCATATTCAAAAGTTGAATGacaaattatgataatttttgtaGAATAATTTGAATGCATGGAGTTCATTTACTTTGTGTTGGTTCTTTGTTAATATCAAGgataaaaagaaacaatttgTTAATGTCAACAATTTACATAGATCAAAGAGtataataaatgatgaaataaagctattttaaatagtaaaaaaaataaatttaatcatttttttccgTTTAAACTACCTTTTATGAAAAGCCTTAAAGTAAAAGTATAATGATAAAGAATATTATAAACTATCATGATTCATAATGATAGTTAGGTCCCTGATTAGTTTTATACTTATTTCTGTATTATTTCTACTTATTCCATTATAATATTAGATTTTCATAATTGCACTCaatgttttataaaataaataattcagtATTGATCGTTAAAAATTCAAGCGatagaacaaataaaaatgtcataaattatgaCGTAGGCTCAATCAGAGAAACCAGCCTAGACCACAGGCCTTCATGATTAAGTGAGAGATtcctataaataaattaaatttaagcattcgtttaatataaatattggaTGGGATAAAAGTTTGATCTTGGTGCCAAATGGATTTTGTATAacgaaataaaatgaataaggaCATATAAATAAACCATTTGCTTTTTATActtcaataaataataaatattttgccTAATGACTTGGTCAATACAATTGCCATTTGCTTCATCTTTTCTCTGATTGCTTAATTATTATTGCTTCAGACTCAACAATTCTTTAATACTAAGATTCTATCttcttattataaaaaatatgattagtATATAGTCCAGGCTGGCTAAACACATAACCAACATTCCCTTTTAATATGGCTTCCTATACACATTTGTCAGGTAGTTACAGAGCTACATTGatccaaagaaaaattaaattcccttcgtcgaaaaattataagaaattatttataattttttcttcgtcgaaaaattataagaaattatttataattttttcttcgTCGAAAAATTATAAGAAGTTATTTATAGTTTTTGCTATTTGTTACTATTACCTCTTTTAGTCTTTCGGAAATAATTTCTACCTTATCAAGGTAGACGTAAGATTTGCGTAATACTCTATTTCTGGTATTTCGCCgagttgttgttattgttgttgcatTTACCTTCTCATATATAACCTAGATACACATATTAAAGAAATCTATGAACAAATACTCTTGTGCTAATAAGTAGAATCAATTGTTGGTTAATGCAATAAAAATCCATCCATAGCCATGTTCAGTACTACAGAATGAAAAATCAAAGGGGAGAACATAGAACTTTACACTGATGAACTTACAAGAGATACAATCCCTCAAAAAAGtcagaaaaaaagaagatttaaaGGCACCCACAAAGAACTACAAGTCCCTAAATAGTAAAATACTGCCTTTTAAACAAAGAATTGATGGTCACAACTTGAAAGGGTTATTGTACAAGAGGCATTGAAGCCCAGAGGAACATGGTTCATAAGCTAGATATAGTTCACACCCTGAACATCTGAAAAACATACACGAGTACGCGCTAGGCTAGGAAGCAGTAGGCGAGGATGAGCTTTTAGAATGGATACCGAACCACATGCACTTATCTTTCACTGCCTCAGCTTCACTAGCATATTCTTTAAATCTGTACTCTTCTTGTTTGCTGGTTGGGGGTACTTTTCCTTCACTGTAACACTGACTGCATAAGCTAAAATGTGACTTTATCTCCTTAAAGCGAGACCCAATGATTGGGTAACGACAAGTTGCACAAACATGGCTACCATGACGATTCCTATCCCCCGTTTCAAGCTTCAGCAAAGTGGACATTATACCAAAACCCCAATCAGGATCATCAAACATTGCAGTGAATTCTGCTAAAGACACTAATGACGTGTCCATCTCCCCGTGAATTTCTAGCATTTCACTTGCTCCTTGGGAAGGAATGTAAATAGCTCTCAGAAGTTTGATGTACCTTTGAGCATCAGTTTTCCTTATTTGGTTGCTACCTTCATTCACAGGACGCCACAAAAGCGCCTCATATGCAATGCGTTTTCTTTTGTCTGGTGATCCTCCACAGACAGGAGCAAGAACAGCAAAGAACATGCCCAAATCCAGCCGACCTGACTCTGACTCATCTAAAACAGAGAGAACTTTCTGGTTAATGGCTTTAACAGCACCTATAAAGGTTTCAGGCTTCAAGAATTTAAGCAATCTGTGCAGTATCTCTTCCAGTGAAGCCTTGCGTATTGACTTTTCAGGTACACCACCGGAATAAGACATTGGTACAACAGTTTCATTCATTTCCTTCTTTATCTGATCAACATCACAACGATTAAGACGAGTAATCCTCTGAAAACTTCTAATATCGAGAGCAGTAGATAAATCTGCTCTCAATGTGGTTTTCTCACCCACGGACTTGAACTTAGAGGGTTCAACAATGATAAAGGCCTCCTCCCCATTGCCACCACCATTCCccttcaacttctttttctgaAGTTGTTTCAGATGTGCTACTGCATCATGCAATTCAACTCTGTTCGTCATCTTCAGAGCTTCTTTCAAAGCTTTCTTAGCTTCCTCAGTTTCCCCAGCCCCCAATAAAGCCACAGCCTTATTGAGCTGTGCTCTCCAGTGATTTGGCCAAACACTTAGTACCCTAGTGTACATCTCTGAAGCACGCTGATATCTACCCATATCCATGTAAAGTCCACCTAAATTGTACAAAGCATCAACATGACCAGGTTTCAAATCAATAGCTCTCTGAAACTCCTTAATAGCATTATCATCATCACCCATTGCGTGCAATGCAGAAGCAAGATCACAATGTGCATCAGCATAGTCACTCTTCATATAAATGGCCTCTTCTAATGCCTTAACAGCTGCCTTATACTCACCCACGCCAAAAAGTGCACTACCCAAAAGTTTCAAAGCTCTAAAATGAGTTGGACACAAAATAGCAGCCTCTCTATAATGTTCACAGGCACTTATAACCATACCTTCGCCTTCAAGAGCAATTCCCAAATTCACATGAATCTGAGGAAGCAAATAAGCCCACTGACTGCCGCCAGCTTCAGCAGCCTCCAATGCCAGCAAGAACTCCTCTTTCGACTCACTATGTCTCCCGAGCACATACAAACAATTGCCAGCCCTGAAATGTGGCCTAACATCAGCAGGCTGCAACTCACAAGCTCTCTTAAAGCTCACCAGTGCTTCCTTAAACAAATGTTGATCATACAAAACCCTGCCAATTGCCATGTGACCATCAAAAGCTTCTTCCCTTGACCTCGACCCATCAGCCCTCGACCTCAACACACCCAATTCCTTCACAAACACAGCATAGTCATGTCCAGTCTCCTCCCAATTAACACGTTTATCCGTAATCTCAGTGGAAGGCCCTAATTCCCTCGACCAACCTTCCGAATAAACATCAGAATTATCATTCTTCAGCTTCCCATCTTTCGATTGTTTCGATTTAAGCCTCTTGATCAATATCTCAAGGTCATCTACAAGCTTCCAAGTATCATCAAACACAATGCCATGATTCGGAGAAGCTGCCCAAGCTGCAGTCCGCTGTTTCTTATGAGGCTCCATCACTCTCTCATCCGCAATCGACGACGAAGAAGCCTCCTCCGCAGCAATTGAAGTTCCAGCATTATCCTCCGGCTTAAGCTCAAGCCCAAGAGCGTCAAAATCACGATCAACATCACCAGCACCATCATCATACGTACGCAAAAGTCCCTCATAAGTAAGCCCCTTTTCACCATCAATAAACTCGCTGTACGTACGGAAAACCTCATCGAGAATAGCATTAATTTGCTCTTCGCTAAACTTAACCCTAGGGTTTACAGCAACCACCAAAGCTGCCATTTCCTCTCGATTAAGACCCCCATCATGATTACCATCAAATTGCTGAAAAATCCTCTTCACCTTCTCCGATCTGCTTCCCCTCGTAGCCATTTCCCAAAAAATTAACACCAATTCAAGTACAAATTCTAACCTTTCACGTTATTGGGTGTCGAAAACTTCAATCAAGATTCAAACTTGGTGAATAAAAGGTAGAGAACCTGTAAAAATTAGGGTTTTATACTGAAAGCAAAAAAAGATGGGatttttagggttagggtttcaaaaagaagataaattaaggaaaattgGAGAAATAGAAAAATGGGTATTgaaaaaagattaaatttaTGGTATAATTTGGATctggagaaagagaaaaagggcaaagatgaagaggaagaagaagaagaagacaactgTTTTctgtttacattttttttcttttttcttttcgttCTTCTCCTGGTTGTGATGATGGGGAGTGGTGGTGGGGCAGAGTGACTGGAAAATTTCAAAGAtcatagaattttttatttttatttttattgttgctttttttaatttgtttggctaaaataagaaaaagtttcCAACtgtcaaagaaaaaaagaggtacttagttaaaaagaagaaaaagaaaaaagaaaaaagtgatttttgagattttacattttaattgGTAGATGAGACACATGTGAGTTGATGATGATTAGTAATAGACACAACACATGTCAATGTCAtgcattatttattttggttaggTTAAAGTTTATCTACCTAGGGTATTTTTAAATTAGGAGGTTAATACCTTGTATTGTTTagttaatttattgatttttataattaagcatcaattaatatgaatattgtgataaaatatttatatcaattcTTACTTTTAAAGAGTttgtaaaattcaaaatagacaaataaaaaggaacgaataagaaaaaacatatatttagttCGAAAGTTGCGaagaaaatatgatttaatgATAATCATGTTTGGGAAGACATATGTTTATGCATTTTATTTGGTTGTGGTGATATGCTGTGTGAATAATTCTTTACTATATTGGTGTGTTTATTTAGTCGTATGTTTTGTGAATCATATttaatttcaactcattttattatatttgtaattgttttcatgttttattaCATGTATTCTGATCTTTTATTACATGTATCTTGATCACACTTTTGAAGAGGTACACATCAATAGCATTGAATGTCTAATACgaatgaaattttataatagtgactagatatataatttatagGTTTTAGACCGTTATAAtaataaaacctaataaaacGATCATTATATcacttcaaattttatattttattttatgactaatattttaaatttacatGAAAAATTCTCTTTCGAAAAGTTAGTTCTTCATAAATTTTACCTTTTAAATTGAGaatgaaacaagaaaaattTGAATTACCCTTATATCGAATTGATTTTGCTGTTTAGTTTGGAAGAAGAAAGTCAAatttaaaagtgaaatatatagagataaatattatatattttgcttGAAAGTTACACATTGCATTGTCATAACCTTGTTCTTGTAGTTAACTTAttcttgaaaattattattaattagtattatttCAGTGATATTGATTGATGAGTTGAAGAATTAATGAACAAAATCCAAATCTATAATCTTTAATTCCAATTCTACTCACATTATGAAGTTTTCTTCTAACTTCATGGCTGCCACTCATCCTATTTCTatcttcaaataatttttagttgatgttgataattatttattcataacTTAAAAACTATATTTCCACAACTTATTTAAATGGAACTAAAATTATATCTAGACGAAAAATTAATCGGAGTAGTTCAAATCCCCCTTTTAACTACATGAatcataattatacaatatgCTGAAGTTTTCATTTCACTCGAACAACACAATTTTACAAGTCCTATAAATAGGATCTATAAAGGATCATGTACGCAAATCTTATCCCCATCTGTAATACTACATATAGTAATACTATATCCGATCAAGtcaagtaaaacaaaacaaaaaaacatttaCCAAGTTACAAGCAACAAACTCCATTTCACTTGAGCAATTTGCATAAATAACCTTTTTAAGGTTACTATTTTAAATTATGTCCCAATTAATCCAATGTGCTAAATTTATTCCACAAATGAACTAACAAGTACAACATGGACACAATGTAAAGAGCGTACTTGAAAAGACCTTACAAAGATTGTGATAAAGTGATAAATACTCTTTCATTCTTAATCAAAAGTCTTGAAAGAAAATACTTTACCTCAATATTAAACTTTTTAatatgaattcaaatttaatcaaattctaatatgaaaaataaaataacatcgACCCTTGAAAAAAAGGCCACGTTGTGCAAATggataaaaatgtaaaattttgtcatttttatcgGTGCTTATTTAATTCCTTGCAAATTCCAGTTGAGTCGTTATAGTTTTAGCGGTAGCTGTTTATTTCAAAGTTCCGTACAAATCGCTTTAAAATGGAAACACAGAAAACAGTGAGCGTTCCAGAAAAATTCTCAGCTCAAATTTGTTACATTTTTTCGACCATAAATCTCAAATTCCGAGTTTTTAGCGTGTTTTTCAGCTCACCC includes:
- the LOC107017859 gene encoding uncharacterized TPR repeat-containing protein At1g05150-like, with translation MATRGSRSEKVKRIFQQFDGNHDGGLNREEMAALVVAVNPRVKFSEEQINAILDEVFRTYSEFIDGEKGLTYEGLLRTYDDGAGDVDRDFDALGLELKPEDNAGTSIAAEEASSSSIADERVMEPHKKQRTAAWAASPNHGIVFDDTWKLVDDLEILIKRLKSKQSKDGKLKNDNSDVYSEGWSRELGPSTEITDKRVNWEETGHDYAVFVKELGVLRSRADGSRSREEAFDGHMAIGRVLYDQHLFKEALVSFKRACELQPADVRPHFRAGNCLYVLGRHSESKEEFLLALEAAEAGGSQWAYLLPQIHVNLGIALEGEGMVISACEHYREAAILCPTHFRALKLLGSALFGVGEYKAAVKALEEAIYMKSDYADAHCDLASALHAMGDDDNAIKEFQRAIDLKPGHVDALYNLGGLYMDMGRYQRASEMYTRVLSVWPNHWRAQLNKAVALLGAGETEEAKKALKEALKMTNRVELHDAVAHLKQLQKKKLKGNGGGNGEEAFIIVEPSKFKSVGEKTTLRADLSTALDIRSFQRITRLNRCDVDQIKKEMNETVVPMSYSGGVPEKSIRKASLEEILHRLLKFLKPETFIGAVKAINQKVLSVLDESESGRLDLGMFFAVLAPVCGGSPDKRKRIAYEALLWRPVNEGSNQIRKTDAQRYIKLLRAIYIPSQGASEMLEIHGEMDTSLVSLAEFTAMFDDPDWGFGIMSTLLKLETGDRNRHGSHVCATCRYPIIGSRFKEIKSHFSLCSQCYSEGKVPPTSKQEEYRFKEYASEAEAVKDKCMWFGIHSKSSSSPTAS